Proteins encoded in a region of the Altererythrobacter ishigakiensis genome:
- a CDS encoding phosphoenolpyruvate carboxykinase: MSLAVPLSDQGIETAARIHPNLGTPQLVEQALVKGEGELSRYGSLVVKTGAHTGRSANDKFIVRDAETEDSVWWGKVNVSMTPDHFAALKQDFMAALKDKDELFVADLYGGSQPEHRVNVRVINELAWHNLFIRTMLVRPTADQLSDFNPEYTIIDLPSFRADPERHGTRSETVIAVNLSEKLILIGGTRYAGEMKKSVFGILNYLLPTKGVMPMHCSANVGADGKTAVFFGLSGTGKTTLSADASRTLIGDDEHGWSDTAVFNFEGGCYAKMIRLSEEAEPEIYATTRKFGTVLENVVMDPETRDLDFDDNSLAENTRGAYPIDFIPNTSEENLGPVPSNVIMLTADAFGVLPPIARLTPDQAMYHFLSGYTAKVAGTEIGVTEPEATFSTCFGAPFMPRHPSVYGNLLKERIAKGGVACWLVNTGWTGGKYGTGNRMPIKATRALLNAALDGSLNNVEFRKDVNFGFDVPVSVPGVDSAILDPRGTWADKEEYDRTAEKLVQLFIDNFAQFADHVDQGVREAAPRSVVAA; encoded by the coding sequence ATTTCGCTTGCTGTTCCTTTGTCCGATCAGGGCATTGAGACCGCCGCTCGCATCCACCCAAATCTCGGCACACCCCAATTGGTCGAGCAAGCACTTGTCAAAGGAGAGGGCGAACTTTCCCGCTACGGTTCGCTTGTTGTGAAGACAGGTGCCCACACGGGCCGGAGTGCGAATGACAAGTTCATCGTGCGCGACGCGGAGACAGAAGACAGCGTCTGGTGGGGCAAGGTCAATGTCAGCATGACGCCCGATCACTTCGCAGCGCTCAAGCAAGACTTCATGGCTGCATTGAAGGACAAGGATGAATTGTTCGTCGCCGACCTTTATGGCGGTTCGCAGCCCGAGCATCGCGTAAATGTCCGCGTGATCAATGAGTTGGCTTGGCACAACCTCTTCATTCGTACGATGCTGGTTCGCCCGACTGCGGACCAGCTGTCAGATTTCAATCCTGAATACACCATAATCGATCTGCCGAGCTTCCGCGCTGACCCGGAACGCCACGGGACACGAAGTGAAACGGTGATTGCAGTCAATCTTAGTGAGAAGCTGATCCTGATCGGCGGCACACGCTATGCCGGCGAAATGAAAAAGAGCGTGTTTGGTATCCTCAATTATCTGCTGCCTACCAAGGGCGTCATGCCGATGCATTGCTCTGCAAATGTCGGCGCCGACGGAAAGACTGCAGTATTCTTTGGTCTTTCAGGTACTGGCAAGACGACGCTCTCCGCCGATGCGAGCCGCACGTTGATCGGGGATGACGAACACGGCTGGTCAGATACGGCTGTCTTTAATTTTGAGGGCGGTTGTTATGCAAAAATGATCCGTCTTAGCGAAGAAGCAGAACCTGAAATCTACGCGACCACCCGCAAGTTCGGCACTGTGCTGGAAAATGTCGTTATGGATCCGGAAACCCGCGATCTCGATTTCGACGACAACTCGCTGGCTGAAAACACTCGTGGTGCATATCCAATCGACTTCATCCCGAATACGTCAGAAGAAAATCTCGGCCCGGTGCCAAGCAACGTCATCATGCTGACGGCTGACGCCTTTGGCGTATTGCCTCCGATTGCACGGCTGACACCTGATCAGGCGATGTATCACTTCTTGTCGGGATACACGGCGAAAGTGGCCGGTACTGAAATTGGAGTCACAGAGCCGGAGGCCACCTTCAGCACGTGCTTTGGCGCCCCATTCATGCCACGTCATCCCAGTGTTTATGGTAACCTCCTGAAAGAGCGGATTGCCAAAGGCGGTGTAGCATGCTGGTTGGTCAACACCGGTTGGACTGGTGGCAAGTATGGCACAGGCAACCGCATGCCGATCAAGGCGACCCGCGCGCTGCTTAATGCCGCACTCGACGGGAGCTTGAACAATGTCGAATTCCGCAAGGATGTGAACTTCGGCTTCGATGTGCCGGTTTCGGTCCCAGGCGTCGACAGCGCAATCCTGGATCCGCGCGGGACATGGGCCGACAAGGAAGAGTACGACCGCACAGCAGAGAAGCTGGTGCAGCTCTTCATTGATAACTTCGCGCAATTCGCAGATCACGTGGATCAAGGCGTCCGAGAGGCAGCACCGCGCAGCGTAGTTGCCGCCTGA
- a CDS encoding PTS sugar transporter subunit IIA, which translates to MIGLILVTHGDLADHFVDAMEHVVGPQSAVATVCIGPSDDMEQRRQEIADAIASVEQGNGVIVLTDLFGGTPSNLAISLLERGQVEVIAGINLPMLIRLAGARKKMTVADAVAAAKKAGRNYITVASEFLGDDAEPESARA; encoded by the coding sequence ATGATCGGATTGATCCTCGTCACGCATGGCGACCTCGCTGACCACTTTGTTGACGCGATGGAACATGTCGTAGGCCCGCAATCGGCGGTCGCAACAGTTTGCATCGGACCTAGCGACGACATGGAACAACGTCGTCAGGAAATTGCTGACGCAATCGCATCCGTAGAGCAAGGCAACGGTGTAATCGTGCTGACCGACCTGTTCGGTGGAACTCCATCCAATCTCGCCATTTCGCTGCTTGAGCGCGGACAAGTCGAGGTAATCGCCGGTATCAATCTACCGATGCTGATCCGCCTAGCTGGTGCGCGTAAGAAAATGACGGTGGCTGACGCTGTTGCCGCTGCGAAGAAGGCGGGTCGCAATTATATCACCGTCGCAAGCGAATTCCTCGGTGACGATGCAGAACCAGAAAGCGCGCGAGCATGA
- a CDS encoding TrmH family RNA methyltransferase, with protein sequence MPERREITGFSNPTVKYLRSLREKKHRKAAGQFLAEGLRLLTDARECGHVPETLVMATGRDPHPLLEALEADVMAAGGDVIETSPDILAKITGKSNPQTVAGVFAEFDTSLDTIKRETADIWLVAQALRDPGNLGTMLRTGDAVGAGGLILIDDCADPFSVEAVRASMGAIFTQKVARASWGEFSPWLRAGSGQLVAASLRDAVPYRGAPYQAPCFILVGNESQGLPEDYEAACDLRVTMPMKGRADSLNAAVAGAVLAYEVLAGLGS encoded by the coding sequence GTGCCTGAACGCCGCGAGATCACCGGCTTTTCCAATCCGACCGTCAAATATCTGCGTAGCTTGCGTGAAAAGAAGCATCGCAAGGCCGCCGGCCAATTTCTGGCAGAGGGATTGCGGCTGCTGACCGACGCGCGCGAATGCGGGCATGTGCCGGAAACGCTTGTAATGGCCACCGGGCGCGATCCTCACCCGCTGCTGGAAGCGCTGGAAGCTGACGTCATGGCGGCAGGCGGCGATGTGATTGAAACCTCGCCTGATATCCTCGCCAAAATCACCGGCAAATCAAACCCGCAAACCGTGGCGGGTGTGTTTGCGGAATTTGATACTTCGCTGGACACCATCAAGCGCGAGACTGCGGACATTTGGCTGGTGGCACAAGCACTGCGCGACCCCGGAAATCTGGGCACTATGCTGCGAACCGGAGACGCTGTCGGTGCCGGCGGATTGATCCTGATCGATGATTGCGCTGATCCTTTCAGCGTCGAGGCCGTGCGCGCCAGCATGGGCGCGATTTTTACGCAGAAGGTCGCACGCGCATCATGGGGCGAGTTCTCGCCGTGGCTGCGTGCTGGTTCGGGGCAATTGGTCGCGGCAAGTCTGCGTGATGCGGTGCCGTACCGCGGCGCACCTTACCAAGCGCCTTGCTTCATCCTGGTCGGCAATGAATCACAAGGCCTACCCGAGGACTACGAGGCAGCATGTGATCTGCGCGTCACCATGCCGATGAAAGGCCGCGCGGACAGCCTCAACGCAGCGGTCGCGGGCGCGGTGTTGGCGTATGAGGTGCTGGCGGGATTGGGCAGCTGA
- a CDS encoding glycine C-acetyltransferase has translation MTDDFYARVSDTLKEIEEQGLYKHERQITSAQSAVVTIAGPDGPLDAINMCANNYLGLADNEELSRASAETNERYGFGMASVRFICGTLDLHRQLERRVADFFGYEDSITFAACFDANGAVFEPLLGAEDAIISDSLNHASIIDGVRLSKARRYRFANNDMADLEAQLKQADADGARAKLIVTDGVFSMDGIIANLEGLCDLADKYGALTMVDDCHAAGFMGANGRGSPEYRGVEGRIDILTGTLGKALGGGMGGYICARQNIVDLLRQRARPYLFSNALAPGLVGASLKMFDMLSEGDDLRKQLVANAQRFRAGMEAAGFDLIPGEHPIIPVMLGDAKLAADMAAKLMDEGVYVTGFSFPVVPRGQARIRTQMSAAHTFDQIDHTIAAFTKVGRELGVI, from the coding sequence ATGACCGACGATTTTTACGCACGTGTTTCCGATACTCTGAAGGAGATCGAGGAACAGGGGCTCTACAAACATGAGCGACAGATTACCTCTGCGCAAAGCGCGGTTGTGACCATCGCCGGACCTGACGGACCCCTGGACGCGATCAATATGTGCGCGAACAATTATCTGGGATTGGCTGACAACGAAGAACTGTCCCGCGCTTCTGCCGAAACCAATGAACGCTATGGATTTGGTATGGCGTCAGTTCGATTTATCTGCGGCACTCTGGACTTGCATCGCCAGCTTGAACGCCGCGTCGCGGATTTCTTCGGGTACGAAGACTCGATCACTTTCGCAGCCTGCTTTGATGCCAACGGGGCGGTTTTCGAACCACTTCTGGGAGCAGAAGATGCGATTATTTCTGACTCTCTCAATCACGCTTCAATCATTGATGGCGTTCGTCTGTCCAAAGCCAGGAGATACCGCTTTGCCAATAATGACATGGCTGACCTTGAGGCGCAGCTGAAACAGGCCGATGCAGATGGCGCACGGGCCAAGCTGATAGTCACCGATGGCGTATTCTCGATGGATGGGATCATCGCCAATTTGGAAGGGCTATGTGATCTTGCTGACAAATACGGCGCGCTGACCATGGTCGATGACTGCCATGCGGCCGGCTTCATGGGCGCAAATGGGCGAGGCAGCCCGGAATATCGGGGGGTTGAAGGCCGAATAGACATTCTGACCGGCACTCTGGGGAAGGCACTGGGCGGCGGCATGGGCGGCTATATCTGCGCGCGTCAGAACATAGTGGACCTGTTGCGTCAGCGGGCGAGGCCCTATTTGTTTTCGAACGCGCTTGCGCCAGGCCTTGTCGGTGCGAGCTTGAAAATGTTCGATATGTTGAGCGAGGGCGATGACTTGCGCAAGCAGCTTGTGGCCAATGCGCAGCGTTTTCGCGCCGGTATGGAGGCAGCAGGTTTTGATCTGATTCCGGGCGAGCACCCCATCATTCCCGTTATGCTAGGCGATGCCAAGCTGGCAGCGGATATGGCAGCAAAGCTGATGGACGAGGGCGTGTATGTCACAGGTTTCTCTTTCCCCGTCGTGCCGCGCGGACAAGCGCGCATCCGCACGCAAATGAGCGCCGCACATACATTCGATCAAATCGATCATACTATTGCCGCCTTCACGAAGGTTGGCCGCGAACTTGGGGTAATCTGA
- the rapZ gene encoding RNase adapter RapZ: protein MSKAMPPSSDRKNILLVTGMLGAGKTTALNVLEDLGWEIIDNLPIRFLENMVTTPDADGVPLAIGFDSRTRGFAPHDIIDLIERLTETDSLSISSMFIDCSTEELERRYNETRRRHPLASERPLGEGIRAERDLLGPLRNWAAVVVDTSGFAANDLRQHIRDLYAHSPGAPMTVTVSSFGFARGAPPLADLMFDMRFLNNPHWDEELRPQTGLEAGVGDYIRKDPGFTPSLERILSLLTDLLPRYQMQGKAYVHVAFGCTGGRHRSVFTAEQIAAGLREAGFSPTVRHRNLGARTTDEIEGGSVDHP, encoded by the coding sequence ATGAGCAAAGCAATGCCCCCAAGTTCAGACCGCAAAAACATTCTGCTGGTTACGGGTATGCTTGGCGCAGGCAAGACCACCGCATTGAATGTGCTGGAAGATCTGGGTTGGGAAATCATAGACAACCTGCCCATTCGCTTTCTCGAGAACATGGTGACGACGCCAGATGCGGATGGTGTCCCGCTCGCAATCGGTTTCGATTCGCGGACACGCGGTTTCGCGCCGCACGACATAATTGATTTAATCGAACGGCTTACAGAAACTGATAGCCTCTCGATTTCCAGCATGTTCATCGACTGCTCAACCGAAGAACTTGAGCGTCGCTATAACGAAACCCGTCGTCGCCATCCTTTGGCCAGCGAGCGACCACTTGGCGAAGGCATTCGCGCCGAGCGTGACTTGCTTGGGCCGCTACGCAACTGGGCCGCAGTAGTGGTCGACACCAGCGGCTTTGCTGCCAATGATTTGCGACAACATATTCGCGATCTTTACGCGCATTCTCCAGGCGCGCCCATGACAGTAACTGTATCCAGCTTCGGATTTGCGCGCGGAGCGCCGCCACTGGCGGACCTCATGTTCGACATGCGGTTTTTGAACAATCCGCACTGGGATGAGGAATTGCGGCCGCAGACCGGGCTTGAGGCAGGCGTCGGCGACTACATCCGCAAGGACCCTGGTTTCACGCCCAGCTTAGAGCGTATCTTGAGCCTTTTGACCGACCTTCTGCCACGCTATCAAATGCAAGGGAAAGCCTATGTCCACGTCGCTTTTGGTTGCACGGGCGGTCGCCATCGTTCTGTATTTACCGCCGAGCAAATCGCTGCGGGCTTGCGCGAAGCGGGTTTTTCGCCCACTGTCCGCCACCGCAATTTGGGGGCACGCACCACCGATGAAATCGAAGGGGGCAGCGTTGATCACCCTTAG
- a CDS encoding response regulator transcription factor, which translates to MDESAADVRPTSSESVIALVDDDRNILTSVSIALQAEGFVTRLYSDGETALKALLDNPPDLAVFDIKMPKMDGLELLRRVRRESSLPVIFLTSKDDERDEEIGLELGADDYIAKPFSLRLLLARIRAILRRAEHIDENRLASESDAPPPHPSIERGRLFMDPARHHVAWDEEPVTLTVTEFLILEALAARPGVIKSRNQLMDAAYPDDVFVDDRTVDSHIKRMRRKFRQVDPEFGAIETLYGAGYSFTDG; encoded by the coding sequence ATGGACGAATCTGCGGCCGATGTCCGCCCAACCAGCAGCGAATCCGTGATCGCGCTGGTTGATGATGACCGGAACATTCTCACATCCGTGTCCATCGCACTCCAAGCGGAGGGATTCGTAACGCGACTTTATTCGGATGGAGAAACGGCGCTGAAGGCATTACTCGACAATCCGCCTGACCTCGCGGTGTTTGACATCAAGATGCCCAAAATGGACGGGTTGGAACTGCTGCGACGGGTTCGTCGCGAATCCTCGTTACCGGTTATATTCCTGACAAGTAAGGATGACGAACGCGACGAGGAGATCGGTTTGGAGTTGGGCGCTGATGACTACATTGCCAAACCATTCAGTTTGCGGCTCTTGCTCGCTAGAATTCGGGCAATCCTGCGGCGTGCAGAGCACATCGACGAAAACAGACTGGCAAGCGAATCTGACGCTCCCCCTCCTCACCCGTCAATTGAGCGAGGGCGGTTATTCATGGATCCCGCACGCCACCACGTCGCATGGGACGAAGAACCAGTTACACTAACCGTCACCGAATTCCTCATCCTTGAAGCGCTGGCAGCACGTCCTGGTGTTATCAAAAGCCGCAATCAGTTGATGGACGCCGCTTATCCTGACGATGTCTTCGTCGATGACCGGACTGTGGACAGTCATATAAAACGCATGCGAAGGAAATTTCGGCAAGTCGACCCTGAGTTCGGAGCGATTGAGACACTCTACGGCGCAGGCTATAGCTTCACCGATGGCTGA
- a CDS encoding HPr kinase/phosphorylase: MNKTQTLIGVSAVAIDGRALLIEGGPGSGKSTLALALIDRGARLIGDDGVRWEYSSGTILLSSPPNIAGKIEIRGVGIVELDVTSAPLSLILTFASETPRLPESVDTRDWDGVSVPCLPLRKNDLMQALRAEWALRIHGLTF, encoded by the coding sequence ATGAACAAAACTCAGACATTGATTGGTGTGAGTGCGGTTGCGATTGATGGCCGTGCCCTTCTGATCGAAGGTGGGCCAGGAAGCGGCAAAAGCACTCTTGCTCTAGCATTGATTGATCGGGGCGCGCGATTGATCGGGGACGACGGCGTGAGGTGGGAATATTCGAGCGGCACGATACTGCTTTCTTCACCGCCCAATATTGCAGGCAAAATCGAAATTCGCGGTGTGGGGATCGTTGAGCTGGATGTCACGAGCGCGCCACTTTCACTGATACTGACATTCGCATCCGAAACGCCACGACTCCCAGAATCAGTGGATACCCGTGACTGGGATGGGGTCTCTGTGCCCTGTCTGCCATTGCGTAAAAATGATCTGATGCAGGCCCTCCGCGCTGAATGGGCATTGCGCATTCATGGCCTGACCTTCTAG
- the rmuC gene encoding DNA recombination protein RmuC, which translates to MDPTVLTIIALILGLAIGAGAGWFIGSRPVADAKAKLGEMEAAATEREGEFKTAIKELGEAQIELATLKANAANFDKQMAQMKEAREEMLAQFKALGSEVLSKSQEEFLKRAEERFKQSEEAGEAKIKTLLHPVGERLAKYEKQVAELEEKRTDAFGQLTGLIQSMREGQEEVRREAQRLGNSLTNAPKARGRWGEQQLKNLLEQVGLAQHTDFELEASIETEEGRLRPDAIVRIPGGKVLVIDAKVSLNAYQSAFEADDDDARDAALADHVRSMRNHVQSLGAKSYQSQFEDAPDYVVMFVPGEHFVAAALEHDPDLWNFAFDKRVLLATPTNLVAIARTVAQVWRQDGLAKEAQEIGRMGAELYERLAVAADHLKRVGGGLEGAVNNYNKFVGSFERNVLSSGKRLADKGIEIGKREIEEVPLVEGAPRYTQDDLLTDGGKQSAE; encoded by the coding sequence ATGGATCCGACAGTTCTAACCATAATTGCGCTCATTCTTGGTCTCGCTATCGGTGCGGGGGCAGGGTGGTTTATCGGCTCTCGTCCTGTTGCGGATGCAAAGGCGAAGCTGGGCGAAATGGAAGCTGCTGCGACAGAGCGCGAGGGCGAATTCAAGACCGCGATCAAGGAATTGGGCGAGGCGCAGATCGAATTGGCCACTTTGAAGGCCAATGCCGCCAATTTCGACAAGCAGATGGCGCAGATGAAGGAAGCGCGTGAGGAAATGCTCGCGCAGTTCAAAGCGCTGGGCAGCGAAGTGTTGTCAAAGAGTCAGGAAGAGTTCCTCAAGCGCGCGGAAGAGCGCTTTAAACAGTCTGAAGAGGCGGGCGAAGCCAAGATCAAGACTTTGCTCCATCCCGTCGGTGAGCGTTTGGCGAAATACGAGAAGCAAGTCGCCGAACTTGAAGAGAAGCGCACCGATGCCTTTGGTCAGCTAACCGGCCTGATCCAGTCGATGCGTGAGGGGCAGGAGGAGGTCCGCCGCGAAGCGCAGCGGCTGGGCAATTCGCTGACCAATGCGCCCAAGGCGCGCGGCCGCTGGGGCGAGCAGCAATTGAAGAACCTGCTGGAGCAGGTTGGCCTTGCACAGCACACCGATTTCGAGCTTGAGGCTTCGATTGAGACCGAGGAGGGGCGTTTGCGCCCCGATGCGATCGTGCGCATTCCAGGCGGAAAAGTGCTGGTAATCGACGCCAAGGTGTCACTCAATGCATATCAGTCGGCGTTCGAGGCGGACGACGACGATGCGCGCGACGCGGCGTTAGCAGATCACGTTCGTTCGATGCGCAACCACGTGCAGTCACTGGGCGCAAAATCCTACCAATCGCAGTTCGAGGACGCGCCGGACTATGTCGTGATGTTCGTTCCGGGTGAGCACTTCGTTGCTGCGGCGCTGGAGCACGATCCCGACCTGTGGAATTTCGCATTCGACAAGCGCGTGCTGCTTGCTACGCCGACAAACCTTGTCGCAATCGCGCGCACGGTTGCGCAGGTCTGGCGGCAAGACGGCCTTGCCAAGGAAGCGCAGGAAATCGGGCGGATGGGCGCCGAGCTTTACGAACGCTTGGCCGTTGCAGCGGATCACCTTAAGCGCGTGGGTGGCGGTCTGGAAGGCGCGGTCAACAATTACAACAAGTTCGTCGGCAGTTTCGAACGAAATGTCCTGTCATCGGGCAAGCGACTTGCAGACAAAGGCATTGAGATCGGCAAGCGCGAGATCGAAGAAGTGCCGCTGGTCGAAGGCGCGCCACGCTATACGCAAGACGACTTGCTCACCGATGGCGGCAAGCAATCGGCGGAATAG
- a CDS encoding sensor histidine kinase produces the protein MADAPRPSAIPPAIDRLSWSSRLSLTSRILAVNLLPLLLLGGGIFYLDTYRTQLLNERYKLARIEAQITAEALAGASRTRQEALLVQIGKEQRMRMRMFDAEGLLWADSFALDEPSFQFDDITDDSWDQQFARWLDRAVDTIVGAEPVTDYVEPESQRADAWPEVVRARDEGVSQITLYDWRDGTPVITAAAPVGLNGATLLTTRNAVDITESVRAARSSLGVAVFLVLTASILLSLFLARTIIAPIRLLSSSAAKVRQGRDRDVEVPRLPGRRDEIGNLARSISDMTSALRHRIDAVDSFAADVAHEIKNPLASLRSAMESLPRVEDPELRKQLLDVAAHDVKRIDRLVTEISDASRIDAEMSRAIRERVDMTNLIKAIVGSRETRAENADHQIEIKSRGHAAIVTGVAPRLERVIENLLDNAVSFSPTDAPILVDINNDGSCVSITVCDSGPGIPEDAREKVFERFHSVRPDAESFGNHSGLGLAIARAIAEAHDGRLLAEARPDGASGACMRFELPAAR, from the coding sequence ATGGCTGATGCGCCGCGCCCGTCCGCTATTCCCCCGGCAATTGACCGGCTAAGTTGGAGCTCTCGCCTTTCGCTCACATCACGCATCCTAGCGGTAAACCTGTTGCCGCTTCTGCTTTTGGGCGGTGGGATCTTTTACCTTGATACCTATCGTACACAGCTGCTCAACGAGCGGTACAAGTTGGCGCGGATTGAAGCACAGATTACTGCAGAAGCATTGGCCGGCGCATCTCGAACACGCCAGGAAGCGCTGCTTGTCCAGATCGGTAAAGAACAACGGATGCGGATGCGTATGTTCGATGCCGAAGGGCTGTTGTGGGCTGACAGCTTCGCTCTGGACGAACCATCATTTCAGTTTGACGACATCACCGATGACAGTTGGGATCAGCAGTTCGCCCGTTGGCTTGACCGAGCCGTAGATACGATAGTCGGCGCTGAGCCCGTTACTGACTATGTCGAGCCTGAATCGCAGCGCGCGGACGCATGGCCGGAAGTTGTTCGTGCGCGGGACGAAGGGGTGAGCCAGATCACGTTGTATGACTGGCGCGACGGAACGCCAGTGATCACGGCCGCCGCTCCCGTTGGACTGAATGGCGCCACGTTGCTGACGACCCGTAACGCGGTAGACATCACCGAATCCGTGCGCGCGGCCCGGTCATCTTTGGGAGTCGCCGTGTTCCTGGTGCTCACAGCCTCGATTTTGCTATCCCTATTCCTCGCCCGAACCATCATTGCGCCTATTAGGTTGCTTTCTTCTTCAGCCGCCAAGGTTCGTCAGGGACGGGACCGCGATGTGGAGGTGCCGCGACTTCCGGGGCGCCGCGACGAGATCGGCAATCTCGCCCGATCAATCTCTGATATGACCAGCGCGTTGCGCCACCGTATCGATGCCGTTGATAGCTTCGCAGCTGACGTAGCGCATGAAATCAAGAACCCACTAGCCAGCCTTCGGAGCGCGATGGAATCACTGCCGCGAGTGGAAGATCCGGAGCTGCGTAAACAGTTACTTGATGTCGCTGCGCACGATGTGAAACGAATTGATCGATTGGTAACAGAGATTTCCGACGCCAGCCGCATCGATGCCGAAATGTCGCGCGCGATACGCGAACGGGTTGATATGACCAATCTCATCAAAGCCATTGTCGGCTCGCGCGAGACAAGGGCAGAGAATGCTGACCACCAGATCGAAATCAAGAGCCGCGGTCACGCGGCAATTGTTACCGGTGTGGCGCCCAGATTAGAGAGGGTGATAGAGAACTTACTGGATAACGCAGTTTCATTTTCACCAACTGATGCCCCCATCCTAGTCGATATCAACAACGATGGCAGCTGCGTTTCGATCACCGTTTGCGATTCTGGGCCAGGCATACCCGAAGACGCGAGAGAGAAGGTATTCGAACGTTTTCATTCGGTCCGCCCGGACGCGGAAAGCTTCGGCAATCACTCGGGTCTTGGTCTCGCCATCGCACGTGCTATCGCTGAAGCGCATGACGGGCGGCTCTTGGCCGAGGCCCGCCCTGATGGTGCCAGCGGAGCTTGTATGCGATTCGAGTTGCCGGCAGCGCGATGA
- a CDS encoding HPr family phosphocarrier protein — protein sequence MNEFRKSLTIVNKRGLHARASAKFVGAVSALPEGTDVRVAKDGNEAAGGSILGLMMLGAAKGDDVELIVSGNNADSVFADLCAMIEDGFGEE from the coding sequence ATGAACGAGTTTCGCAAGTCGCTTACGATTGTCAACAAACGCGGGTTGCATGCAAGGGCCAGCGCCAAGTTTGTTGGCGCGGTATCCGCCTTGCCTGAAGGTACAGATGTACGCGTGGCGAAAGACGGGAACGAGGCAGCAGGTGGATCGATACTGGGCCTGATGATGTTGGGCGCAGCCAAAGGCGATGACGTCGAGTTAATCGTATCGGGCAACAATGCTGATTCGGTTTTTGCCGACTTGTGCGCGATGATCGAAGATGGCTTTGGCGAAGAGTAG
- the tdh gene encoding L-threonine 3-dehydrogenase has protein sequence MATSNATMPALIKAEAKPGIWLQQTDIPTTGPDEVLIKVHRTAICGTDVHIYNWDEWAQRTIPVPMVVGHEFGGEIAKIGSNVRRPLKVGQRVSGEGHIVGEKSRAVRAGHFHLDPDTQGVGVNRPGAFASYLTIPAFNVIALPDHVDMDVAAMLDPLGNAVHTALAFDLIGEDVLITGAGPIGIMAAAVARHVGARHVVITDINHYRLELAANMVDCIPVNVAEEALPDVRARLGMSEGFDVAMEMSGAPQALDTIIDSMVMGGKVAMLGFPAGKSEIEWSRIVFKALTIKTIYGREMFETWYKMLAMLGSGLDVSKMITHRYDYTEFQKGFDAMRSGKSGKVILDWSTS, from the coding sequence ATGGCAACCAGCAACGCGACAATGCCTGCATTGATCAAGGCAGAAGCGAAGCCCGGCATCTGGCTGCAACAAACCGACATCCCTACGACCGGCCCGGATGAAGTCCTGATCAAGGTGCACCGCACCGCAATCTGCGGCACAGACGTTCATATCTACAATTGGGACGAATGGGCCCAGCGCACCATCCCGGTTCCCATGGTCGTCGGCCATGAATTTGGCGGCGAGATTGCCAAAATCGGAAGCAATGTCAGACGTCCGCTCAAGGTCGGGCAACGCGTTTCAGGCGAAGGCCATATCGTCGGCGAGAAAAGCAGAGCTGTGCGCGCCGGCCATTTTCATCTGGACCCTGACACACAAGGCGTTGGCGTGAATCGCCCAGGCGCCTTTGCGAGTTATTTGACCATTCCGGCGTTCAACGTGATCGCCTTGCCCGACCATGTCGACATGGACGTGGCCGCCATGCTCGATCCGCTGGGCAATGCGGTTCACACAGCCTTGGCATTCGACTTGATCGGGGAAGATGTGCTCATCACCGGTGCAGGCCCAATTGGCATCATGGCGGCAGCAGTTGCACGCCATGTCGGCGCGCGACATGTCGTCATTACCGACATCAACCATTATCGGCTGGAGCTAGCCGCGAATATGGTTGACTGTATTCCGGTTAACGTCGCCGAAGAGGCCTTGCCCGATGTCCGCGCGCGCTTAGGCATGAGCGAAGGCTTCGATGTAGCCATGGAAATGTCAGGCGCCCCGCAAGCGCTTGATACGATCATCGACAGTATGGTCATGGGTGGCAAGGTCGCCATGTTAGGTTTCCCGGCCGGAAAGAGCGAGATCGAGTGGAGCCGGATTGTCTTCAAAGCGCTCACCATCAAGACGATCTATGGCCGCGAGATGTTCGAGACCTGGTACAAGATGCTCGCTATGCTTGGATCGGGACTGGATGTGAGCAAAATGATCACGCACCGCTATGACTATACGGAATTCCAGAAGGGTTTCGACGCCATGCGGTCAGGCAAATCCGGTAAGGTTATCCTGGATTGGAGCACCAGCTAG